In Phenylobacterium hankyongense, the sequence GCGGCCGTGCTCGGCCTGGTCGGCTCCGTGGTGGCCGCCTTCTACTACCTGCGCCTGATCAAGGTGATGTGGTTCGACGGCAGCCAGGGGGCGACCGACCGGCCGCCGCTGGAGGCGCGGTTCATCGCCATCGCCCTGGCGCTGTTCACCTTCCCCGTGGTGATGGGGGCGCTGGTGTGGCTCGATCCGCTGGCCCACGCCGCCGCCGCCGCGTTCGGCCTCGCCTAGTTGGCCGATCACCCGCCGATCGAAAGCTACGACGAGCTCGACTCCACCAACGCCGAAGCGCGCCGCCGGGCCGAGGCCGGGACGGCGGGCCCGGTCTGGATCACCGCGGCGCTGCAGACCGCCGGCCGCGGCCGGCGCGGCCGGGCCTGGAGCACGGCGGGCGGCAACCTCGCCGCCACCCTGCTGATGACCACCGACGCGCCCCCGGCGGAGGCGGCGCAGGTCTCCTTCGTCGCCGCGCTCGCAGCCGCCGATCTCGCCGACACCTGCCTCGGCGTAGGCGCGGCGAAGCTGAAGTGGCCCAACGACGTCCTGGTGTACGGCAAGAAGGCCGTCGGCATCCTGGTGGAGTCCGGCGCCCGCGCGGATGGCCGCCTGTGGCTGGCGGTGGGGATCGGCGTCAACCTGGCCCACGCGCCCACCGACGCAGAACGGCCCGCCACCGCGCTGGCCGAACACATGGCCGCACCGCCGCCCGCGCCGCTGGAGGCCCTGAAGGTGCTGGCCGGCCGCTTCGAGGCCTGGCGGAGCCTGTGGGCGACGCAGGGCTTCGCGCCCATCGCCCGGGCCTGGACCGAGCGCGCCCACGGCCTGGGTGACCGCTGCGAGGCCCGGCTGCCGCAGCGGACGCTCGCCGGCGTGGCGGAGGGTCTCGATCTCGATGGCGCGCTAAGGCTACGGCTGGACGACGGATCGCTTGAGCGCATAACGGCGGGCGACGTCTTCTTCGGGGGAGGGGCCTGATGCTGCTGGCGATCGAACAGGGCAACACCAACACGCTGTTCGCGGTGCACGACGGCCAGGCGTGGATCGCCCAGTGGCGGGCCGCCACCCACGCCAGCCGAACGGCGGACGAGTACGCCGTCTGGCTCTCGCAGCTGCTCTCCATGGCCGGCCTGGCGCTGGGGGCCTTCGACGGCTGCATCATCTCCAGCGTCGTGCCGCAGTCGGTGTTCAACCTGCGCAACCTCGCCCGGCGCTACCTGCACGTGGAGCCGCTGGTGATCGGCGAGAACGCCGAGCTCGGTATCGCCGTCCGCATCGACAAGCCGTCGGAGGCCGGCGCCGACCGGCTGGTGAACGCCATCGGCGCCCATGTGATCTATCCCGGCGACCTGATCGTCATCGACAGCGGCACCGCCACCACCTTCGACGTGATCGGCGCGGACGGCGCATTCGAAGGCGGAGTGATCGCGCCGGGGATCAACCTGTCGATGGAAGCGTTACACGCTGCGGCGGCCAAGCTTCCGCGGATCGCCATTCAGAAGCCTCAGCGGGTCGTGGGGAAAGACACCGTAGGGGCGATGCAGTCGGGCATCTTCTGGGGCTACATCGCCCTGATCGAGGGCCTGATCTCGCGGATCAAGGCCGAACGCGACGAACCGATGACCGTGGTCGCCACCGGCGGCGTCGCCTCCCTGTTTCATGGGGCGACCCTGGCGATCGACCACTTCGACCCCGATCTGACCATTCGCGGCATGCTGGAAATCTGGCGCCGCAACTCGGCAAAGGCCTAATGGCGAAATCTCAAGCGCAAGACGAACTCGTTTTCCTGCCGCTCGGCGGCTCGAACGAGATCGGGATGAACTTCAACCTGTACGGCTACGGCCCGCCCCACGACCGCAAGTGGGTGGTGGTGGACCTGGGCGTGACCTTCGGCGACCAGACCACGCCGGGCGTCGAGGTGATCCTGCCCGATCCCACCTTCATGGAGGAGAACGCCGACCGCCTGCTGGGCATCGTGCTGACCCACGCCCATGAGGACCACATCGGCGCGGTCGCCTGGCTATGGCCGCGGTTCAAGGCGCCGATCTTCGCCACTCCGTTTACGGCCTTCATCCTGCGCGAGAAGCTGCGCGAGGCGGGCCTGCTGGAAGAGGCGCGGATCACCGAGGTGCCGCTCGGCGGCACCATCGAGCTCGGCCCGTTCAAGTTCGAGCTGATCACGCTGACCCACTCGATCCCCGAGCCCAACGGCCTGGCGATCAAGACGCCGCTCGGCACCATCCTGCACACCGGCGACTGGAAGATCGACCCGGACCCCTTGCTGGGCGCGCCCACCGACCAGGACGCCATCCGCCGGCTGGGCGACGAAGGCGTGCTGGCCATGGTCTGCGATTCCACCAACGTCTTCGTGGACGGGGTCGCCGGGTCCGAGGCGGACGTGCGCAAGGCGATGATCCCGCTGATCGGCCAGTTCAAGGCCAAGGTCGCGGTGGCCTGCTTCGCCTCCAACGTGGCGCGGATGGACAGCGTGATCCGCGCCGCCGAGGCCAACGGACGCCGGGTGTGCCTGGTCGGCCGCTCGATGCACCGGATGGCGGCGGCGGCCAAGTCGGTGGGCCTGATGACCGACATCCAGCCGTTCGTCAGCGACGCCGAGGCCGGCCACTTCCCGGCCAGCGGCATCCTCTATCTGTGCACGGGCAGCCAGGGCGAATCGCGCGCGGCGCTGTCGCGGATCGCCGACGGCACCCATCCGCACGTCAGCCTGGGGGCGGGGGACGCCTGCGTCTTCTCCTCGCGGGTGATCCCGGGCAACGAGATCCCGATCCGTAACCTGCAGAACAAGCTCACCGAGCGCGGCGTGCGCCTCTACACCGAGCGCGACCACCCTGGCATCCACGTCTCCGGCCACCCGTGCCGCGACGAACTGGCGGAGATGTACCGCTGGGCGCGGCCGGAGATCGCCGTGCCGACCCACGGCGAGCGCCGCCACCTGATGGAGCACGCCGCCTTCGCCCGCGACCTGCAGGTGCCGCAGCAGATCACGCCGCGCAACGGCGACATGGTCCGCCTGGCCCCCGGCCGCGCGGAGATCATCGACGAGGTGCCGGCGGGCCGGCTCTACGTGGACGGCGGGGTGCTGACGCCGGAGAACGGCGAAGCCCTGCGCGAACGCCGCCACGCCGCCTCGAACGGCATGGTCGCGGTCTCCGTGGTGCTGGACGGCAAGAACAAGATCGTCTCGGGGCCGGAGGTGAGGGCGCTGGGCCTGCCCACCGACCAGGACTATCCGCTCGACGACGTGCTGGACGATCTCGCCGACGAGGCGGCGCACGCCCTGGACCGGCTGAAGGGCGAGCAGCGCGACGACGACGACGCGGTGGAAACCGCTATGTCGCGCGCCGTGAAGAAGGCCAGCCAGCGCATCTGGGGCCGCCGCCCGGTCGTCGAGACCACGGTGCTGAGGATCTGAGCCGATGGACAACCCTCCAGACGACACTGCGCCGGCCGATGAGACCCCGATCCAGCGCGCCCTGCGGCTGAAGAAGGCGGCCATCGACGCGCGCCCGAAGCCGCCGCGTGGCGGCCGCTTCCAGCGCGAGCAGTCCGCCGCCGCCCGCTCCTCGGCGAAATCCAAGCCCTGGATGTCGCGCTAGGAGACCGGCGAGCGGCGCGCCGGGCGACTGATTTGTCGGCCGATCTCGCGCGGGCGCGTGCGGAGCGCTATACCGAGCCCATGATCGGGAAGCTCAATCACGTGGGGGTCGCCACGCCGTCCATCGAGGACTCGGTGCGGCTCTATCGCGACGTGCTGGGCGCGACCTCCATCGGCGAGAAGTTCGCGCTGCCGGAACAGGGCGTGTGGGTCTGCTTCGTCAACCTTCCGAACAGCCAGATCGAGTTGATCGAGCCTTACGGCGACGCCTCGCCGCTGAAGGGTTTCCTTGAAAAAAACCCAAAGGGCGGCCAACACCACGTCTGCTTCGAGGTGGCGGACATCCTGGTCGCGCGTGACGACATGCGGGCCAAGGGCGCGGCCATCCTGGGGACGGGAGAGCCGCGGATCGGGGCGCACGGCGTGCCGGTGATCTTCGTGCACCCGAAGGACATGGGCGGCGTGCTCGTCGAACTGATGGAAACGCCGAAAGAGGGCCACCACTGATGAACTGGGTCACCGGCGTCGCGATCTACCTGACCATCTGGTGGACGGTGCTGTTCGCCGTCCTGCCGCTGGGCGTCACCAGCCATGCGGAAGCCGGCATCGACAAGGGCGACGGCGGCGACCCCGGCGCGCCGGTCGATCCCAAGCTGAAGAAGAAGTTCATCACCACGACCTGGATCTCGGCGATCCTGTTCATCGCCCTGTGGGTGACGATCCGCTTCCACCTGGTCACCCTGCCGGACCTGCCCCAGCACGCCTACTGACCCCGCCGACCGGGCGGCCCGGCCCGCTCGCGCGTTGCCAAGCTCTTGGCGGCAGGGCTATCAGAGCCGCTCGCCGTCATTTCGAGGACCCCACAACCGATGCGCCTTTCGCGTTACTTTATGCCGACGTTGCGCGAGGCGCCGTCCGACGCCCAGATCGTGTCGCACCAGCTGATGCTCCGGGCCGGCATGATCCGGCAGGAGGCGGCGGGCATCTACGCCTGGCTGCCGCTCGGCCTGAAGGTGCTGCGCAAGATCGAGCAGGTGGTGCGCGAGGAGATGGACCGGGCCGGCGCCGTCGAGGTGCTGATGCCGACCCTGCAACTGGCCGACCTTTGGCGCGAGAGCGGGCGCTACGACGATTACGGCGACGAGATGCTGCGCATCAAGGACCGCCACGAGCGGGACCTGCTGTACGGCCCCACGGCGGAGGAGGTCATCACCGACATCTTCCGGTCGTACATCAAGTCCTACAAGGACTTGCCGAAGAATCTTTACAACATCCAGTGGAAGTTCCGCGACGAGCGCCGCCCCCGTTTCGGGGTGATGCGCGGCCGTGAATTCCTGATGAAGGACGCCTATTCCTTCGACATCGACGAGGCTGCGGCGCGGCGGTCCTACAACCGGATGTTCCTGGCCTATCTGAACGTCTATGCACGCCTGGGGCTGAAGGCGATCCCGGTGCGCGCCGACACCGGCCCGATCGGCGGCGACCTCAGCCACGAGTTCATCATCCTGGCCGACACCGGCGAGAGCGAGGTCTTCGCCCACCGCGACCTGGTGGAGATGGGCGCGCCGGGCCCCGACATCGACTGGGACGGCGACCTGCAGGACCTGGTGGAGCAGCGCACGCGGCTCTACGCCGCCTCCGACGAGATGCACGATGCGGCGCGCTTCGAGGCCGAGGCGCCCGAGGACAAGCGGATGACCGCCCGCGGCATCGAGGTCGGCCACATCTTCTACTTCGGCGAGAAGTACTCCAAGCCGATGAAGGCCGTGGTCGCCGGACCCGACGGCCAGGAGCGGCCGGTGCAGATGGGCTCCTACGGCGTCGGCGTCTCGCGGCTGGTGGCGGCGATCATCGAGGCCAGCCACGACGACGCCGGGATCATCTGGCCCGACAGCGTCGCGCCGTTCCGGGTGGCGGTCGTCAACCTGCGGGCTGGCGACGCCGCAGTCGACGCGGTGGCCGAGCAGGCCTACCAGGCGCTGGTCGCCGCGGGCCTGGACCCGCTGCTCGACGACCGCGACGAGCGGCCGGGCGCCAAGTTCGCCTCCCTCGACCTGGTCGGCCTGCCCTGGCAGCTGATCGTCGGCCCCAAGGGGGTCGCCGAGGGCGTGGTGGAGGTCAAGCGCCGGGCCACCGGCGAGCGCCAGACGCTGCCGCTCGAGGCGGCGCTGAAGGTGATCGCCGGGTGAGCCGCGCCGACGCCGTCCCCAACGGCGGACGCGCGCCGCCCTTCGGGCTGTGGGAGCGCATGCTCGCCGGCCGCTACCTGCGGGCCAAGCGCAGCCAGGGCGGCGTGGCCCTGATCTCGCTGATCTCCTTCATCGGCATCATGCTGGCGGTGGCGGTGCTGATCATCGTCATGTCGGTGATGAACGGCTTCCGCGCCGAACTGCTCGGCCGCATCCTCGGCTTCAACGGCCACCTGTTCGTCTCCGGCGGCGTGCTCGACCGGCCCGACCTCGACCAGGTGGTGAAGCAGATCGCCCGCGTGCCCGGCGTGGTGCAGGCCAGCCCCATCGTCGAGGCCCAGGCCATCGCCATGGGCCCGGGCCAGATCTCCGGCGCCATCGTCCGCGGCATCTCGCCGGCCGACCTAGCAGCGACCAGGATCGTCTCCGGCAACATCACCAAGGGCTCGCTGAAAGGCTTTGGCCAGGGCGAGTACGGCGGCGACGAAATCGTGGTCGGCGCGCGGCTGGCGGATTCGCTCGGCGTCCGGCCCGGCGACACCCTGACCCTGATCTCGCCCTCGGGCGGAGCGACGGCCTTCGGCGGAACGCCGCTGCAGAAGCCCTACACGGTGGCCGCCACCTTCACGGTCGGGATGAGCCAGTACGACCAGGCCTACATCTACATGCCGCTCAAGCAGGCGCAGCTGTTCTTCGGCCGCGAGAACAGCGTCGACGTCGTCGAGGTGAAGCTGAAGAATCCGGACCAGGCGGCGTCCCTGAAGGGTGCGGTGACCCGGGCCGCGGGTCCGGCGTCGCTGGTCACCGACTGGACCCAGCGGGATTCGTCCTTCTGGGGCGCGCTGAAGGTGGAGCGCAACGTCATGCGCCTGATCCTGATGCTGCTGGTGGCCATCGCCGCCATGAACATCATCTCCGGCCTGGTTATGCTGGTGAAGAACAAGGGCCGCGACATCGCCATCCTGCGGACCATGGGCGCGGGGCAGGGCTCGATCCTGCGCATCTTCTTCATGTCCGGCGCCATGGTCGGGGTGCTGGGCACGGCGGCCGGCCTTTTGGTCGGCGTGCTGGTCTCGGTCTACATCGGTCCGATCCAGTCGTTCGTGGAGTGGGCGACGGGGCAGGCGGTGTTCTCGTCCGACGTCTATTTCCTGTCGCGCCTGCCGGCCAAGGTGGACTGGGCCGAGGTGGGCCTGATCACCTTCTGGGCGCTGGCCATGTCGTTCGTGGCGACGCTGCCGCCAGCCTGGCGGGCCTCGCGCCTCGATCCGGTGGAGGCCCTTCGCTATGAATGAGCCGGTGCTCTCCATCCGCGGCCTGGAGCGGTCCTAT encodes:
- a CDS encoding lipoprotein-releasing ABC transporter permease subunit; translation: MLAGRYLRAKRSQGGVALISLISFIGIMLAVAVLIIVMSVMNGFRAELLGRILGFNGHLFVSGGVLDRPDLDQVVKQIARVPGVVQASPIVEAQAIAMGPGQISGAIVRGISPADLAATRIVSGNITKGSLKGFGQGEYGGDEIVVGARLADSLGVRPGDTLTLISPSGGATAFGGTPLQKPYTVAATFTVGMSQYDQAYIYMPLKQAQLFFGRENSVDVVEVKLKNPDQAASLKGAVTRAAGPASLVTDWTQRDSSFWGALKVERNVMRLILMLLVAIAAMNIISGLVMLVKNKGRDIAILRTMGAGQGSILRIFFMSGAMVGVLGTAAGLLVGVLVSVYIGPIQSFVEWATGQAVFSSDVYFLSRLPAKVDWAEVGLITFWALAMSFVATLPPAWRASRLDPVEALRYE
- a CDS encoding ribonuclease J; this translates as MAKSQAQDELVFLPLGGSNEIGMNFNLYGYGPPHDRKWVVVDLGVTFGDQTTPGVEVILPDPTFMEENADRLLGIVLTHAHEDHIGAVAWLWPRFKAPIFATPFTAFILREKLREAGLLEEARITEVPLGGTIELGPFKFELITLTHSIPEPNGLAIKTPLGTILHTGDWKIDPDPLLGAPTDQDAIRRLGDEGVLAMVCDSTNVFVDGVAGSEADVRKAMIPLIGQFKAKVAVACFASNVARMDSVIRAAEANGRRVCLVGRSMHRMAAAAKSVGLMTDIQPFVSDAEAGHFPASGILYLCTGSQGESRAALSRIADGTHPHVSLGAGDACVFSSRVIPGNEIPIRNLQNKLTERGVRLYTERDHPGIHVSGHPCRDELAEMYRWARPEIAVPTHGERRHLMEHAAFARDLQVPQQITPRNGDMVRLAPGRAEIIDEVPAGRLYVDGGVLTPENGEALRERRHAASNGMVAVSVVLDGKNKIVSGPEVRALGLPTDQDYPLDDVLDDLADEAAHALDRLKGEQRDDDDAVETAMSRAVKKASQRIWGRRPVVETTVLRI
- the mce gene encoding methylmalonyl-CoA epimerase yields the protein MIGKLNHVGVATPSIEDSVRLYRDVLGATSIGEKFALPEQGVWVCFVNLPNSQIELIEPYGDASPLKGFLEKNPKGGQHHVCFEVADILVARDDMRAKGAAILGTGEPRIGAHGVPVIFVHPKDMGGVLVELMETPKEGHH
- a CDS encoding DUF1467 family protein, which produces MNWVTGVAIYLTIWWTVLFAVLPLGVTSHAEAGIDKGDGGDPGAPVDPKLKKKFITTTWISAILFIALWVTIRFHLVTLPDLPQHAY
- a CDS encoding type III pantothenate kinase, with the protein product MMLLAIEQGNTNTLFAVHDGQAWIAQWRAATHASRTADEYAVWLSQLLSMAGLALGAFDGCIISSVVPQSVFNLRNLARRYLHVEPLVIGENAELGIAVRIDKPSEAGADRLVNAIGAHVIYPGDLIVIDSGTATTFDVIGADGAFEGGVIAPGINLSMEALHAAAAKLPRIAIQKPQRVVGKDTVGAMQSGIFWGYIALIEGLISRIKAERDEPMTVVATGGVASLFHGATLAIDHFDPDLTIRGMLEIWRRNSAKA
- the proS gene encoding proline--tRNA ligase, with amino-acid sequence MRLSRYFMPTLREAPSDAQIVSHQLMLRAGMIRQEAAGIYAWLPLGLKVLRKIEQVVREEMDRAGAVEVLMPTLQLADLWRESGRYDDYGDEMLRIKDRHERDLLYGPTAEEVITDIFRSYIKSYKDLPKNLYNIQWKFRDERRPRFGVMRGREFLMKDAYSFDIDEAAARRSYNRMFLAYLNVYARLGLKAIPVRADTGPIGGDLSHEFIILADTGESEVFAHRDLVEMGAPGPDIDWDGDLQDLVEQRTRLYAASDEMHDAARFEAEAPEDKRMTARGIEVGHIFYFGEKYSKPMKAVVAGPDGQERPVQMGSYGVGVSRLVAAIIEASHDDAGIIWPDSVAPFRVAVVNLRAGDAAVDAVAEQAYQALVAAGLDPLLDDRDERPGAKFASLDLVGLPWQLIVGPKGVAEGVVEVKRRATGERQTLPLEAALKVIAG
- a CDS encoding biotin--[acetyl-CoA-carboxylase] ligase; protein product: MADHPPIESYDELDSTNAEARRRAEAGTAGPVWITAALQTAGRGRRGRAWSTAGGNLAATLLMTTDAPPAEAAQVSFVAALAAADLADTCLGVGAAKLKWPNDVLVYGKKAVGILVESGARADGRLWLAVGIGVNLAHAPTDAERPATALAEHMAAPPPAPLEALKVLAGRFEAWRSLWATQGFAPIARAWTERAHGLGDRCEARLPQRTLAGVAEGLDLDGALRLRLDDGSLERITAGDVFFGGGA